The following are encoded in a window of Telmatobacter sp. DSM 110680 genomic DNA:
- a CDS encoding nickel-dependent hydrogenase large subunit — MSYKLPMGPFHPGLEEPYKLEMICEGETICDAKLHIGFNFRGIEHLAETRNYIQLIALMERVCGICSFIHTLTLCQALENLTGLEPPPRALYIRVIMAELERLHSHVLWAGIAAKLMGFKTLFMACFAYREKVMDMLQTISGNRVNYSMNRIGGVNRDIVDPDTVLKMVNLLEGEIARELVPVFTSSYTAKSRCAGIGILTREKAKSCGVVGPTARASGLPQDLRRAAPYAAYSEMEFEVPVETAGDVQARLLVRAHEILQSCRILRQAIAKLPPGEFARSEAKLTFETSTAVSRVEAPRGEVVYSVSWKETSRTPSRVHVRTPTYVNMPAVRWMVLGARVADAPLIQASIDPCYSCTDR, encoded by the coding sequence ATGAGTTACAAGCTTCCGATGGGCCCGTTTCATCCAGGCCTCGAAGAGCCTTACAAGCTCGAGATGATCTGCGAAGGAGAAACCATTTGTGATGCCAAGCTGCATATAGGATTCAATTTTCGCGGCATCGAACACTTGGCGGAAACGCGTAATTACATTCAGTTGATTGCGCTCATGGAGCGTGTCTGTGGCATCTGCTCGTTTATTCACACGCTCACCTTATGTCAGGCTCTCGAGAACCTCACCGGCCTCGAACCTCCACCCCGGGCTCTTTATATCCGCGTCATCATGGCAGAGCTTGAGCGGCTGCACTCACACGTGCTTTGGGCCGGAATTGCCGCCAAACTCATGGGATTCAAAACGCTATTCATGGCATGTTTCGCATACCGCGAAAAAGTCATGGACATGCTCCAAACCATCTCCGGGAACCGCGTGAATTATTCGATGAACCGCATCGGAGGCGTGAACCGCGATATCGTAGACCCCGATACGGTGCTGAAGATGGTCAATCTCCTCGAAGGTGAAATCGCCCGTGAACTCGTTCCTGTGTTCACAAGTAGTTACACTGCAAAGTCGCGATGTGCAGGTATTGGAATTCTTACTCGCGAGAAAGCGAAGTCTTGCGGAGTTGTAGGTCCCACCGCACGAGCTTCAGGGCTTCCTCAGGACCTTCGCCGTGCGGCTCCCTACGCTGCTTATTCAGAGATGGAATTCGAGGTCCCAGTAGAGACGGCAGGCGATGTACAAGCTCGGCTTCTGGTTCGTGCACACGAGATTCTTCAAAGCTGCCGCATTCTTCGGCAGGCGATCGCCAAGCTTCCTCCGGGCGAGTTCGCTCGCAGCGAAGCAAAACTGACGTTTGAGACAAGCACGGCCGTCAGCCGCGTTGAAGCCCCTCGCGGCGAAGTCGTATATAGCGTCAGTTGGAAAGAAACCTCACGCACACCGAGTCGAGTTCACGTGCGCACCCCGACGTATGTCAACATGCCGGCCGTGCGTTGGATGGTTCTTGGTGCGCGAGTTGCTGACGCACCCCTCATTCAGGCATCCATCGATCCCTGTTACTCATGCACAGATCGTTGA
- a CDS encoding protein kinase, with amino-acid sequence MSDSTRSDKKPVPNQPGPPGIGTPFAGESSPGNIPSQENPPQFDPNATIIDTTSRFDPAAQFVDADATIIDFQVKKPDANATVPPVNFVRPSPSPRSPSPGTIANSKASAAETMLGELLGGRYQLLQLLGEGGMGAVYKARDLELEREVALKVIKPEMADHPEILQRFKQELILARQVTDRNVIRIFDIGEAGGIKFITMEYLEGENLNQILSARGKLEITEAVGIMEQVACGLAAAHREGIIHRDLKPGNIMRDKSGRVVVMDFGLARTFSGDGMTRAGAMLGTIEYMSPEQAQGMELKASSDIFTFGLILYELLAGVTPFYAESAIASLLKRTQQRAVPLAEVDKHIPGKLSNIVSKCLEKDPANRYQNAEELDADLRAWQGRGGGNKVSASSAQLRLNRIRELPWPRLAIAGILILAIAAGIAWYVIERQPSARLLAHAPVSVLVGDFANHTGDPVLDNTLEPMLGVALEGASFINSYSRGDARKQAGKLPNPSDKLDEQSARLVAVNQGVNAVITGDISLRGDQYEISAVALDAVSGKVLAKAEVTVADKQQILSDLPKVAAPLRQALGDTTAPSVQFGEVSGGFTAASLEAVHQDALGVDEQFAGKFQEAFDSFQKAAELDPKFARAYTGMAAMAQNLGRPGDAVKYMNLAMEHVDRMTERERYRNRGLYYLTTGDWQKCVQEYSQLVTHYPADRVGQNNLASCYTQVRNAPKALEAAQHAVEIVPKGVGPRLNLAFISAFAGDFAASEKQARTALDISPSAAQGYLALAEAQLGQGQVEKAADTYHQLEKSGPLGASTANAGLADLAAYQGKYEEASRLLTQGATADLAAKMSDNAARKYAALANMDELQGHHATALSEVASALANSQSTQIEFLAASIDVDAGDLPKAQKLATSLSSALTSESQAYGKIVAGLIALKRKDPNEAVKQITAANNLLDTWIGRFDLGRAYLEAGAFTEADSEFDQCAKRRGEAIELFMDNVPTYSYFPAVYYYQGRVREGMKSEGFADFYKTYLSIRGQSLDDPLVQEIHRRIGK; translated from the coding sequence ATGAGTGATTCCACGCGGTCGGATAAGAAACCTGTCCCCAACCAGCCCGGTCCACCGGGTATTGGGACCCCGTTTGCGGGTGAGAGTTCCCCAGGAAACATCCCGAGTCAAGAGAACCCGCCGCAATTCGATCCGAACGCCACCATCATCGACACCACATCCCGATTCGATCCCGCAGCTCAGTTCGTGGATGCCGATGCCACTATCATTGATTTTCAGGTCAAGAAGCCGGACGCGAACGCCACAGTTCCGCCAGTTAATTTCGTTCGACCTTCCCCGTCGCCGCGATCTCCATCTCCCGGCACGATCGCCAACTCTAAAGCCAGTGCCGCCGAAACCATGCTCGGTGAATTGCTCGGCGGCCGTTATCAGCTCCTGCAGTTGCTTGGTGAGGGCGGCATGGGAGCCGTTTACAAGGCTCGAGATCTTGAACTGGAGCGGGAAGTCGCGCTCAAAGTGATCAAGCCTGAGATGGCGGATCATCCTGAGATACTGCAACGCTTCAAGCAAGAGCTGATCCTTGCCCGCCAGGTCACGGACAGGAATGTGATCCGCATCTTCGATATCGGCGAAGCGGGAGGAATCAAGTTCATCACGATGGAGTATCTGGAAGGCGAAAACCTCAATCAGATACTGAGCGCGCGGGGAAAGCTTGAGATCACCGAAGCGGTCGGCATCATGGAGCAGGTGGCCTGCGGATTGGCCGCCGCTCACCGCGAAGGAATCATCCATCGCGATTTGAAGCCGGGCAACATCATGCGCGATAAGAGTGGCCGCGTGGTGGTGATGGATTTCGGACTCGCACGCACGTTTTCCGGCGATGGTATGACCCGCGCTGGCGCCATGCTTGGGACGATCGAATATATGTCCCCCGAGCAAGCCCAGGGAATGGAACTGAAGGCCAGCTCGGACATCTTTACCTTCGGTTTGATTCTGTATGAGCTGCTGGCGGGAGTTACGCCATTTTATGCGGAAAGCGCGATCGCAAGTCTACTGAAGCGCACGCAGCAACGCGCCGTACCACTGGCCGAAGTGGACAAGCACATTCCCGGTAAGCTGAGCAACATCGTCAGCAAATGTCTCGAGAAGGATCCGGCAAACCGTTATCAAAATGCTGAGGAACTTGATGCCGATCTCCGTGCCTGGCAAGGCAGAGGGGGAGGGAATAAAGTCTCCGCTTCCTCCGCGCAGTTGCGCCTGAATCGCATTCGAGAGCTTCCGTGGCCTCGCCTCGCTATTGCAGGTATTTTGATTTTGGCGATTGCAGCCGGAATTGCCTGGTACGTCATCGAGAGACAACCGTCCGCCAGATTGTTGGCCCATGCCCCGGTCTCGGTTCTGGTTGGCGACTTTGCAAATCATACGGGCGATCCGGTTTTGGATAACACACTTGAGCCGATGCTGGGTGTGGCCCTCGAGGGCGCCAGTTTTATCAACTCCTATAGCCGCGGGGACGCGCGCAAGCAGGCGGGCAAGCTCCCGAACCCCTCCGACAAGCTCGATGAGCAATCTGCCCGACTGGTGGCCGTGAACCAGGGTGTCAACGCGGTTATCACGGGCGACATTAGCTTGCGGGGTGATCAATACGAAATTTCGGCCGTCGCGCTGGATGCTGTCAGCGGAAAAGTGCTCGCAAAAGCCGAGGTCACCGTTGCTGACAAGCAGCAGATCTTGAGTGACCTTCCCAAGGTGGCTGCGCCACTTCGCCAGGCTTTAGGCGACACCACGGCGCCGTCTGTCCAATTCGGTGAGGTGAGCGGAGGGTTTACCGCTGCATCCCTCGAGGCAGTTCACCAGGATGCTCTTGGTGTTGACGAGCAGTTCGCCGGCAAGTTTCAGGAGGCGTTCGATTCGTTCCAGAAGGCTGCAGAGTTGGATCCAAAGTTTGCGCGAGCGTACACCGGTATGGCGGCAATGGCCCAGAACTTAGGACGGCCAGGGGATGCCGTGAAATACATGAACTTGGCGATGGAACACGTAGACCGCATGACCGAACGGGAACGCTATCGCAATCGCGGCTTGTACTACCTGACCACCGGCGACTGGCAAAAGTGCGTTCAAGAGTACTCTCAGCTCGTCACTCACTACCCCGCTGATCGCGTAGGACAGAACAACCTTGCAAGCTGCTATACGCAAGTTCGCAACGCGCCAAAGGCGCTGGAAGCCGCGCAACACGCCGTTGAGATTGTGCCAAAAGGAGTGGGACCGCGGCTGAATCTTGCTTTTATCAGCGCCTTCGCGGGCGATTTTGCTGCAAGTGAAAAACAAGCGCGCACGGCCCTGGATATCAGTCCGTCGGCCGCGCAAGGGTACCTCGCGCTCGCCGAGGCACAACTTGGACAGGGGCAGGTCGAAAAAGCTGCTGACACTTACCACCAGCTCGAAAAATCTGGACCGCTGGGCGCATCTACTGCCAACGCTGGACTCGCCGATCTTGCGGCTTACCAAGGGAAGTATGAAGAGGCATCACGCCTCCTGACACAGGGAGCCACTGCCGATCTGGCCGCCAAGATGTCTGACAACGCAGCAAGGAAATATGCGGCTCTCGCGAACATGGATGAATTGCAGGGACACCATGCTACAGCGCTCTCAGAAGTTGCAAGCGCCCTGGCAAACAGCCAGTCGACTCAGATTGAGTTCCTCGCGGCAAGCATCGATGTCGATGCCGGAGATCTGCCTAAAGCGCAGAAGCTTGCGACCAGCCTCTCGTCTGCGCTCACCAGCGAGTCGCAAGCCTACGGCAAGATCGTTGCGGGGCTGATCGCTCTCAAGCGGAAAGATCCGAATGAGGCAGTTAAGCAAATCACGGCCGCAAACAATCTGCTCGATACCTGGATTGGCCGGTTTGATTTGGGACGCGCCTATCTTGAAGCAGGAGCATTCACAGAGGCTGACTCAGAGTTTGATCAGTGCGCAAAGCGGCGCGGCGAGGCGATCGAACTCTTCATGGATAACGTGCCGACTTATTCCTATTTCCCGGCCGTGTATTACTATCAGGGCCGCGTGCGTGAAGGCATGAAGAGCGAGGGGTTCGCGGACTTTTATAAAACCTATCTCAGCATTCGCGGGCAGTCGCTTGACGATCCACTGGTTCAAGAAATTCACCGTCGCATCGGCAAATAA